The following proteins are co-located in the Gorilla gorilla gorilla isolate KB3781 chromosome 18, NHGRI_mGorGor1-v2.1_pri, whole genome shotgun sequence genome:
- the LOC101130608 gene encoding NEDD8-conjugating enzyme Ubc12-like: MIKLFSLKQQKKEEESAGGTKRSSKKASAAQLRIQKDINELNLPKTCDISFSDPEDLLNFKLVICPDEGFYKSGKFVFSFKVGQGYPHDPPKVKCETMVYHPNIDLEGNVCLNILRENWKPVLTINSIIYGLQYLYLEPNPEDPLNKKAAEVLQNNRQLFEQNVQPSMRGGYIGSTYFERCLK; encoded by the coding sequence ATGATCAAGCTGTTCTCGCTGAAGCagcagaagaaggaggaggagtcggCGGGCGGCACCAAGCGCAGCAGCAAGAAGGCGTCGGCGGCGCAGCTGCGGATCCAGAAGGACATAAACGAGCTGAACCTGCCCAAGACGTGTGATATCAGCTTCTCAGATCCAGAAGACCTCCTCAACTTCAAGCTGGTCATCTGTCCTGATGAGGGCTTCTACAAGAGTGGGAAGTTTGTGTTCAGTTTTAAGGTGGGCCAGGGTTACCCGCATGATCCCCCCAAGGTGAAGTGTgagacaatggtctatcacccCAACATTGACCTCGAGGGCAACGTCTGCCTTAACATCCTCAGAGAGAACTGGAAGCCAGTCCTTACGATAAACTCCATAATTTATGGCCTGCAGTATCTCTACTTGGAGCCCAACCCCGAGGACCCACTGAACAAGAAGGCCGCAGAGGTCCTGCAGAACAACCGGCAGCTGTTTGAGCAGAACGTGCAGCCCTCCATGCGGGGTGGCTACATAGGCTCCACCTACTTCGAGCGCTGCCTGAAATAG